A stretch of Christensenellaceae bacterium DNA encodes these proteins:
- a CDS encoding N-acetylmuramoyl-L-alanine amidase, with the protein MFEYIKDYHLQFNGALTPRRATKRILLHHTSGGDTETVAGIHAYHLSKGHKGIDYNICVERDGSVAWGRGLTYCGGSVNNSAALTRGMNDDSVAIAVLGDFEHNHMSKAQKDALFRVTRDVARYYGLTEIKGHSEAAGRSYTDCPGRYFPLDEVRSYATGGLEEEKGQAAEPETHVLKLTRNLKLSSPMMRGGDVQAAQERLAYHKAQPGNIDGIYGEKTRAAVIRFQKARIAEGYDLGSAGADGVVGPKTWAILWQG; encoded by the coding sequence ATGTTCGAATATATAAAGGACTATCATTTGCAGTTTAACGGGGCGCTTACGCCGCGCCGCGCTACTAAAAGGATCCTGCTGCACCATACGTCGGGCGGCGATACGGAAACGGTGGCGGGAATCCATGCATATCATCTTTCAAAAGGACACAAAGGGATCGATTACAACATTTGCGTGGAACGCGACGGCAGCGTGGCGTGGGGGCGCGGGCTTACGTATTGCGGCGGCTCGGTCAACAATTCGGCGGCGCTCACACGGGGCATGAACGACGATTCGGTCGCTATCGCGGTCCTGGGGGATTTTGAGCACAACCATATGTCAAAGGCGCAGAAAGACGCGCTTTTCCGTGTGACGCGCGACGTAGCGCGGTATTACGGACTGACGGAGATCAAGGGCCACAGCGAGGCCGCGGGACGCTCTTACACCGATTGCCCGGGCAGGTATTTTCCGTTGGACGAGGTTCGCTCGTATGCCACGGGCGGCCTTGAAGAAGAAAAAGGGCAGGCGGCAGAGCCGGAAACTCATGTTCTAAAGCTCACGCGCAATTTAAAGCTGTCGTCCCCGATGATGCGCGGCGGCGACGTACAGGCGGCGCAGGAGCGCCTTGCATACCATAAGGCGCAGCCGGGCAATATCGACGGGATATACGGCGAAAAAACAAGGGCTGCGGTCATCCGTTTCCAGAAAGCGCGTATCGCCGAGGGGTACGACCTTGGAAGCGCGGGCGCCGACGGCGTGGTCGGGCCTAAGACATGGGCTATCTTATGGCAGGGATGA
- a CDS encoding phage holin, whose product MKNINWKVRVKSPQFWIGILGVIASPVLAYYGLSYADMTTWESIGNVLAQFFTNPFLIGTVVMAVLSFIGVLTDPTTKGVSDSEQAMEYKKPKE is encoded by the coding sequence ATGAAAAATATTAACTGGAAAGTAAGGGTGAAAAGCCCGCAGTTTTGGATCGGTATATTGGGCGTGATCGCGTCGCCGGTGCTGGCATATTACGGGCTTTCGTACGCGGACATGACGACGTGGGAGAGTATCGGCAATGTGCTGGCGCAGTTCTTTACCAACCCGTTTTTGATCGGCACGGTGGTTATGGCCGTGCTTTCGTTTATAGGGGTGCTGACCGATCCGACGACCAAAGGCGTTTCGGACAGCGAGCAGGCTATGGAGTATAAAAAACCCAAGGAGTAA
- a CDS encoding metal-dependent hydrolase, which translates to MKIILSDGSAIQIAVSKKTMKNIRLRVCRDGRVCVSAPYGTAESRIYEFVNSKKGWIESHIRNFQKSENTDTMQYMGNDYTFEVVKDRRTGVALNGNNLTIFCTNPDKYKEVVDAWWKQQAFETFNALVEKWYPAVCGEDDRKPLVKVRKMQTLWGSCTSSDRTIRLNYYLLCASLECIEYVVLHELIHLVHPNHGPEFRAFLNENMPDWKERKTKLEQECSGLRMA; encoded by the coding sequence ATGAAAATCATTTTATCAGACGGGAGCGCGATCCAGATCGCGGTCAGCAAAAAAACAATGAAGAATATCAGGCTGCGCGTATGCCGCGACGGCCGGGTATGCGTGAGCGCGCCTTATGGCACCGCCGAATCCCGTATCTATGAATTCGTGAATTCCAAGAAAGGCTGGATCGAAAGTCATATCCGCAACTTCCAGAAATCGGAAAATACGGACACCATGCAGTATATGGGAAACGATTATACTTTCGAGGTCGTCAAGGACCGCCGCACGGGCGTTGCCTTAAACGGCAACAATCTGACGATTTTTTGTACCAATCCTGACAAATACAAGGAAGTCGTGGACGCCTGGTGGAAGCAGCAGGCCTTTGAAACATTCAACGCCCTTGTGGAAAAATGGTATCCTGCCGTGTGCGGCGAGGATGATCGAAAGCCGCTTGTCAAAGTGCGCAAGATGCAGACCCTGTGGGGCAGTTGCACCAGCAGCGACCGTACCATCCGCCTCAATTACTATTTGCTGTGCGCGTCTTTAGAATGTATCGAATACGTGGTTCTGCACGAGCTTATCCACTTAGTCCATCCGAACCACGGCCCCGAGTTCCGCGCTTTCCTCAACGAAAACATGCCCGATTGGAAAGAACGCAAAACAAAACTGGAGCAGGAGTGCTCCGGTCTGCGCATGGCTTGA
- a CDS encoding sensor domain-containing phosphodiesterase, which produces MAKRKRTVVISVIIILIIAAVAVFLMLFYSDTVKSTLNDEVTSYLKEVTTQEAALIETKVDGDLSTLEGLATALGAPEFKGADTEQVFSMLKDVQEQNNFKRMGLIDTDGNAVTSDGVTADFSSRDYFHKAMQGLPNVSNTFPDAIGGEPINVYAVPVYDENIITSVLFATQSTAEFEKKISFSTFNGEGYAYVVTRDGTGITHADHPSVVEFDNIFAQLPDNIEDAGNTFGIMRDDMLEGKSGVAQYYKDGELYYMGYTPIDVNEWYILSVVPASVIAAQTSYLVTLNGWVTVLIIATVMALLIYIVVSQNRARKKLERIAFTDEVTGSLSWVKFREDCKDILTKHPDEKFAFINFDVNKFKIFNQLYDYDNGNLLLRHIADVLRADMRENELFSHTGSDEFNVFITYFSQGDIAGRILKWNQAIREYEFARKRNYNLLLSYGIYPLQPGDTYVTRMSDRSKIAKNSIKHNTHVFYAFYNEKMNADMLREKQLENDMDTALEESEFVIYYQPKFDLKTERPIAAEALVRWVSPQSGFMNPGAFIPIFEKNGFIIKLDMYVFEHVCATLRAWIDEGRPVVPISVNFSRLNMYRSEFVGQLLEIIGKYDISTDLLEIELTESALVYNDELVLKRMHELKEAGFKITIDDFGTGYSSLNLLRTLPVDVIKLDKRFFTQRFDSDREKIVISSIEDMAQKLEITVVAEGVETTAQADFLKKIGYDIIVQGFLYARPMPEDEFALLLERSEQETSGR; this is translated from the coding sequence ATGGCAAAGCGCAAGAGGACCGTTGTCATTTCCGTTATTATAATTTTGATTATCGCGGCTGTCGCGGTCTTTTTAATGCTCTTTTATTCCGATACCGTCAAAAGCACGTTAAACGACGAGGTGACCTCTTACCTCAAAGAGGTCACAACGCAGGAAGCCGCCCTGATCGAAACCAAAGTCGACGGTGACCTTTCCACCCTCGAGGGCCTGGCGACGGCGCTTGGCGCGCCCGAGTTCAAAGGCGCGGACACTGAGCAGGTTTTCTCCATGCTCAAAGACGTGCAGGAGCAGAATAATTTCAAGCGCATGGGGCTTATCGATACGGACGGCAACGCCGTCACCTCCGACGGCGTGACGGCGGATTTTTCCTCGCGCGATTATTTCCACAAGGCCATGCAGGGTCTCCCTAACGTATCCAACACTTTCCCCGACGCCATCGGCGGCGAGCCTATCAACGTATACGCCGTGCCCGTCTACGACGAAAACATTATCACTTCTGTTTTGTTCGCCACGCAGTCTACGGCGGAATTCGAAAAGAAAATATCCTTTTCCACCTTTAACGGCGAGGGCTACGCTTACGTCGTCACCCGCGACGGTACGGGCATCACGCACGCGGACCATCCCAGCGTCGTTGAATTTGACAATATCTTCGCGCAGCTTCCCGACAATATAGAAGACGCGGGGAATACCTTTGGTATCATGCGCGACGATATGCTGGAGGGCAAAAGCGGCGTGGCGCAGTATTACAAAGACGGCGAGCTTTATTACATGGGCTATACGCCCATCGACGTAAACGAATGGTACATCCTGTCCGTTGTTCCCGCGTCCGTCATCGCCGCCCAGACCTCTTATCTCGTCACGCTCAACGGCTGGGTTACCGTGTTGATCATCGCCACAGTCATGGCGCTGCTCATTTATATCGTGGTATCGCAGAACCGCGCGCGCAAAAAGCTCGAGCGCATCGCTTTCACGGACGAGGTCACCGGCTCGCTAAGCTGGGTCAAGTTCCGCGAGGACTGCAAGGATATTTTAACCAAACATCCCGACGAAAAATTTGCCTTTATCAATTTTGACGTCAACAAATTCAAGATATTCAACCAGCTTTACGATTATGACAACGGCAACCTGCTGCTCAGGCATATCGCGGACGTGCTCCGTGCCGACATGCGGGAAAACGAGCTTTTTTCCCACACCGGTTCCGATGAGTTCAACGTATTCATCACCTATTTCTCACAGGGGGATATTGCGGGGCGCATCCTCAAATGGAACCAGGCGATCCGCGAATACGAATTCGCCAGAAAGCGCAATTATAACCTGCTCCTTTCCTACGGCATCTATCCCCTGCAGCCGGGGGATACGTACGTTACGCGCATGAGCGACCGCAGCAAGATCGCCAAAAACAGTATCAAGCACAATACGCATGTTTTTTACGCGTTCTACAATGAAAAAATGAACGCTGATATGCTGCGCGAAAAGCAGTTGGAAAACGATATGGACACGGCACTTGAAGAAAGCGAATTTGTGATCTACTATCAGCCGAAATTCGACCTCAAAACAGAGCGCCCTATCGCGGCGGAGGCGCTTGTGCGCTGGGTATCGCCGCAAAGCGGTTTTATGAACCCCGGCGCATTCATCCCCATATTCGAGAAAAACGGCTTTATTATCAAGCTCGATATGTACGTATTCGAGCACGTATGCGCCACGCTGCGCGCCTGGATCGACGAGGGCCGGCCCGTCGTGCCCATTTCCGTCAACTTCTCGCGGCTCAACATGTACCGCAGCGAATTCGTGGGGCAATTGCTTGAGATCATCGGCAAATACGATATTTCCACCGACCTGCTGGAAATCGAGCTTACGGAAAGCGCTCTCGTTTATAACGACGAACTCGTCCTTAAGCGCATGCATGAGCTTAAGGAAGCGGGCTTTAAGATCACCATTGACGATTTCGGCACCGGCTATTCTTCCCTCAACCTGCTGCGCACGCTGCCTGTCGACGTGATCAAGCTGGATAAGCGGTTTTTCACACAGCGTTTTGACAGCGACCGTGAGAAGATTGTCATCTCGAGCATTGAGGATATGGCGCAAAAGCTGGAAATCACCGTCGTGGCCGAGGGTGTGGAAACGACCGCGCAGGCCGATTTCTTAAAGAAAATCGGCTACGACATCATCGTGCAGGGCTTTTTGTACGCGCGTCCCATGCCCGAAGACGAATTTGCCCTGCTTCTTGAGCGCAGCGAGCAAGAGACCAGCGGGCGATAA
- the pilC1 gene encoding fimbrial assembly protein PilC — MAKYSYKAVDAAGQATKGTYEAESLQDFRDFLKSAGLYCLSYKVEREHYGSSVSGTIPAKDLYLMCSQMGVMLDAGIGVVRGLDVLCQQMENARLRNILLNVMEEVKKGISFHQALADQGGAFPFYLISSVESGEQSGTLDAVMLRMADYFEKQYKTKAQVRSSLAYPILLCIMCVGVVILMLTFVVPKFLTMYTTSGAALPAPTQALLGISSFLTDYWYAVLAVIVGVVIVIFILKSSPATKGGWDTMMLHFPGLGKMKRTILAARFAHTFSMLISSGVPMLSALDIVARVLDNGCMSRHIATMIEDVKMGMPLSESIRKIDVFPPLFKSMIAIGEESGEMDGLLQKAAAYYDGESDRAVKKMVSVIEPVTLVVMAFIIGFIVIAVIMPIYGMYQNIA; from the coding sequence TTGGCAAAATATAGTTACAAGGCTGTCGACGCCGCCGGACAGGCAACGAAAGGGACGTATGAAGCGGAAAGCCTGCAGGATTTCAGGGATTTTTTAAAAAGCGCGGGGCTTTACTGCCTTTCCTATAAGGTAGAGCGCGAGCACTATGGAAGCTCGGTATCGGGAACGATCCCCGCTAAGGACTTATACCTGATGTGCAGCCAGATGGGCGTCATGCTGGACGCGGGCATCGGCGTCGTCAGGGGGTTGGACGTCCTTTGCCAGCAGATGGAAAACGCGCGGCTGCGGAATATTTTATTAAACGTCATGGAAGAAGTCAAAAAGGGTATTTCTTTCCACCAGGCGCTTGCCGACCAGGGCGGCGCGTTCCCCTTTTACCTGATCAGCTCGGTGGAATCGGGCGAACAGAGCGGTACGCTCGACGCGGTCATGCTGCGCATGGCCGATTATTTCGAAAAACAATATAAAACAAAGGCGCAGGTCAGGAGCTCGCTAGCCTATCCGATCCTGCTGTGTATTATGTGCGTGGGGGTCGTTATCCTCATGCTTACGTTTGTCGTGCCCAAATTCTTAACGATGTATACCACGTCGGGCGCGGCGCTGCCCGCGCCTACGCAGGCCCTGCTCGGCATCAGTTCTTTCCTTACCGATTACTGGTACGCGGTGCTCGCGGTCATCGTCGGCGTCGTGATCGTGATTTTTATTTTAAAAAGCAGTCCGGCCACCAAGGGCGGCTGGGATACGATGATGCTTCATTTCCCGGGCCTGGGTAAGATGAAGCGGACGATTCTTGCGGCGCGCTTCGCGCATACGTTTTCCATGCTTATTTCGAGCGGGGTCCCGATGCTCAGCGCCCTTGACATCGTCGCGCGCGTGCTGGACAACGGCTGTATGTCGCGCCATATCGCCACTATGATCGAGGACGTCAAGATGGGCATGCCGCTCTCGGAATCCATCAGGAAGATCGACGTATTCCCGCCGCTCTTCAAATCGATGATCGCGATCGGCGAGGAATCCGGCGAAATGGACGGCTTGCTGCAAAAGGCGGCGGCCTATTACGACGGGGAATCCGACCGCGCGGTCAAGAAAATGGTTTCCGTCATCGAGCCGGTCACGCTCGTGGTGATGGCGTTCATCATCGGCTTCATTGTCATCGCGGTCATCATGCCGATTTACGGTATGTATCAAAATATAGCTTAA
- a CDS encoding pilus assembly protein PilM, whose product MLSIDIGSKFLKIIQGNGDRSIKTKKEVLSEMPENCVHNGVVTDFEQVAKTIQNVLAEERITDKKAVVTMSSPDIVVRELTLPKTTPKNTRQMVESELEDFLAGERYAIDYLTRADAEHTRVLVFGIDQKLADGYKAMLVSAGLTPVALDVHANAVRKLACVAEVVPNTDHEVSIVTDIGFDLINFHFFIGGELTFTRCAVIGMDAYAKENIGQMYGRSAEELKDDVNFNTYVASLGDEIQKMLQFAATGEYKSLETRIYLAGGGARFEGLAELLGEYLSRGVTALNTKILLNALGAQIRV is encoded by the coding sequence TTGCTGTCAATCGATATTGGAAGTAAATTTCTGAAAATTATACAGGGCAACGGCGACAGGTCCATCAAAACCAAAAAAGAGGTTTTGTCGGAAATGCCGGAAAATTGCGTGCACAACGGCGTCGTCACGGATTTTGAACAGGTCGCGAAAACGATTCAAAACGTGCTCGCGGAAGAACGTATCACGGATAAAAAAGCGGTGGTCACCATGAGCAGTCCGGATATTGTCGTCAGGGAGCTGACCCTGCCCAAAACCACGCCTAAGAATACCCGTCAGATGGTCGAAAGCGAGCTGGAAGACTTTTTGGCGGGCGAGCGTTACGCCATCGACTACCTGACCCGCGCGGACGCGGAACATACGCGGGTGCTGGTGTTCGGTATCGACCAAAAGCTGGCGGACGGCTATAAGGCCATGCTGGTATCGGCGGGACTTACGCCGGTGGCGCTCGACGTACACGCGAACGCGGTGCGCAAGCTGGCGTGCGTCGCCGAGGTGGTGCCAAACACCGATCATGAGGTGAGTATCGTCACGGACATCGGCTTCGACCTCATCAATTTCCACTTTTTTATCGGCGGGGAGCTGACGTTCACGCGCTGCGCTGTCATCGGCATGGACGCGTACGCCAAGGAGAACATCGGACAGATGTACGGCCGCAGCGCGGAAGAATTAAAGGATGACGTGAACTTCAATACCTATGTCGCCAGCCTGGGAGACGAGATCCAGAAGATGCTCCAGTTTGCGGCGACGGGCGAATATAAAAGCCTGGAGACGAGGATTTATTTAGCAGGCGGCGGCGCGCGCTTTGAGGGCCTCGCGGAACTTTTGGGCGAATACTTAAGCCGCGGGGTCACGGCGCTGAATACTAAAATTTTATTAAACGCGCTGGGCGCGCAGATTCGTGTGTGA
- a CDS encoding type 4 prepilin-like proteins leader peptide-processing enzyme has product MLEFICFWPFALVFGLVIGSFLNVCICRLPMGQSVAAGGSYCPNCGHPLRPLDLVPVFSYLFLRGRCRYCGEKISPQYLIIELLSAGLYVLAFYIFGLHWMTLIAWALISVLIVASMIDIAILEIPDGLSVAVAVIGAACFFIPDTLPWWDRLLGAACAGGPLLLIVLASRGNAMGLGDVKLMAAAGLILGWKLSLFSLLAAVVIGAVAGVILLASKKKGRKDAIPFVPMLSAGVVCALFVGAPVLSWYASLLGF; this is encoded by the coding sequence ATGCTTGAATTCATCTGTTTCTGGCCGTTTGCCCTCGTCTTCGGACTGGTGATCGGCAGCTTTCTAAACGTGTGCATCTGCCGGCTGCCCATGGGCCAGTCCGTCGCGGCGGGCGGTTCTTACTGTCCGAATTGCGGACATCCCCTACGGCCGCTTGACCTTGTGCCCGTCTTCAGTTACCTCTTTTTGCGGGGACGCTGCCGCTACTGCGGGGAGAAAATCAGCCCGCAGTATTTGATTATCGAGCTGTTGAGCGCGGGGCTTTACGTCCTCGCTTTTTATATCTTCGGCCTGCACTGGATGACGCTTATCGCCTGGGCGCTTATCTCCGTGCTGATCGTGGCTTCCATGATCGACATCGCCATCCTCGAAATCCCCGACGGCCTGAGCGTCGCCGTCGCCGTTATCGGCGCGGCCTGCTTTTTCATACCGGACACGCTGCCTTGGTGGGACCGCCTTTTGGGCGCGGCCTGCGCGGGCGGTCCGCTCCTGCTCATCGTCCTTGCTTCCCGTGGCAACGCCATGGGCCTTGGCGACGTCAAGCTGATGGCGGCCGCAGGGCTTATCCTTGGCTGGAAGCTCTCGCTGTTTTCGCTGCTTGCCGCCGTCGTCATCGGCGCCGTCGCGGGCGTTATTCTGCTGGCCTCCAAAAAGAAAGGCCGCAAGGACGCGATTCCCTTTGTGCCTATGCTCTCCGCGGGCGTGGTATGCGCGCTGTTTGTCGGCGCGCCCGTCCTAAGCTGGTACGCTTCCCTGCTCGGCTTTTAG
- a CDS encoding type II secretion system protein E has product MGDILIEEKYITEIDFTKALARRLKTTFVDLGSARIDPSAVHLVDEDLARKNDVIAIDRKNGALIVAMSNPMNFHIIEEVRIEAGMEVVPVIATASGIRESIGKYYADKVTHEAAQDVNKEFKEAVTQDVSTIDTSIDERVDSAPVVRLVNSIIEQAVKLNASDIHIEPCRENTRVRMRVDGNLQDVLTLSAGAHASIVTRIKIMASMDIAERRLPLDGRCEADAGGEKIDLRISTLPTVYGEKAVIRLLTNNFLKTQSGAYSLGLSQENMRLFDKLVRVAHGIILVTGPTGSGKTTTLYTMIGEIMTPQLNVVTIEDPVEFKIDGANQMQINNRAGLTFASGLRSILRQDPDIIMVGEIRDSETAQIAVRASITGHLVLSTLHTNDAASTVGRLIDMGAEPYLVASALSGVIAQRLVRKICPYCKREHPSTPAENLMLGLTETATLYEGAGCARCNFTGYLGRKAIHEILLVDEGMQEIISSRRPSRQIEEYAEKNGMVTLKQDMLRNVLAGESTVSEYVKAVYTV; this is encoded by the coding sequence TTGGGGGATATTCTCATCGAGGAGAAGTATATCACGGAGATCGATTTCACAAAGGCCCTGGCGAGGCGCCTGAAAACGACGTTTGTGGACCTTGGTTCGGCGCGTATCGACCCGAGCGCGGTGCACCTCGTCGACGAGGACCTCGCGCGCAAAAACGACGTGATCGCCATCGACCGCAAAAACGGCGCGCTGATTGTGGCAATGAGCAACCCGATGAACTTTCACATCATCGAGGAAGTGAGGATAGAAGCGGGCATGGAAGTGGTTCCGGTCATCGCTACGGCAAGCGGTATCCGTGAATCCATCGGAAAATATTACGCGGACAAGGTCACGCACGAAGCGGCGCAGGACGTCAACAAGGAATTCAAGGAGGCGGTGACGCAGGATGTTTCGACCATCGATACTTCCATAGACGAGCGCGTGGACAGCGCGCCCGTGGTGCGGCTGGTAAACTCGATCATCGAGCAGGCGGTCAAATTAAACGCCAGCGACATCCACATCGAGCCGTGCCGCGAGAATACCCGCGTGCGTATGCGCGTGGACGGAAATTTGCAGGACGTACTCACACTGAGCGCGGGCGCGCACGCCTCCATTGTGACGCGTATCAAGATTATGGCGTCCATGGACATCGCGGAGCGCCGCCTGCCTTTGGACGGCCGGTGCGAGGCCGACGCCGGCGGGGAAAAGATCGACCTGCGTATTTCCACGCTGCCCACGGTGTACGGGGAAAAGGCGGTAATCCGGCTTTTGACAAACAACTTTCTAAAAACGCAGTCCGGCGCCTATTCGCTGGGCTTGAGCCAGGAAAATATGCGCCTGTTCGATAAGCTGGTCCGCGTGGCGCACGGTATCATACTGGTTACGGGGCCGACCGGAAGCGGCAAAACGACGACGCTGTATACGATGATCGGCGAGATCATGACGCCGCAGCTCAATGTCGTGACAATCGAGGATCCGGTGGAATTCAAGATCGACGGCGCGAACCAGATGCAGATCAACAACCGCGCGGGCCTGACTTTCGCGAGCGGCTTGCGCTCCATCCTGCGGCAGGATCCGGACATCATCATGGTCGGTGAGATCCGCGACAGCGAAACGGCGCAAATCGCCGTGCGCGCGTCCATCACAGGACACCTGGTGCTTTCCACGCTGCATACCAACGACGCGGCCTCCACGGTGGGCAGGCTCATCGACATGGGCGCGGAGCCGTACCTCGTCGCCTCGGCGCTGTCGGGCGTGATCGCGCAGAGGCTGGTGCGCAAGATATGCCCGTACTGCAAGCGCGAGCACCCGTCGACGCCGGCGGAAAACCTCATGCTCGGCCTTACGGAAACGGCGACGCTTTACGAAGGCGCGGGCTGCGCGCGCTGCAACTTCACGGGCTACCTCGGCAGGAAAGCGATCCACGAGATACTTTTGGTGGACGAGGGCATGCAGGAGATCATTTCCTCGCGCCGCCCATCCCGCCAGATCGAAGAATATGCCGAAAAAAACGGCATGGTGACTTTAAAGCAGGATATGCTCAGAAACGTGCTCGCGGGCGAATCCACCGTGAGCGAATACGTCAAAGCGGTATATACGGTATAA
- a CDS encoding twitching motility protein PilT: MAVINELILQAQSRRASDIHLTVGKAPVMRIDGELTEITEYERLTPRSAEELIRPIIPADRLGTLETAGDVDFAYASNGLRLRVNVFMQRGSFAAALRLLARDIPTIEKLRLPPVLRQFASLRRGLVLVTGPTGSGKSTTLAAMIDYINETRNCHIITVEDPIEYVHTHKKSIVNQREVSEDTIGFSSALRASLREDPDIILVGEMRDLDTIAAAVTAAETGHLVFSTLHTKGAANTLNRIIDVFPASQQAQIRAQLAETLSAVITQQLVPMPLSSGGGRVAALEIMARTDAIANLVREGKIFQIDNAIQTGRQQGMQTMDMALGELVRNRLITPEEAVARCVSPQEIRRYL, translated from the coding sequence ATGGCGGTAATAAACGAACTTATTTTACAGGCGCAGTCGCGCAGGGCGTCGGACATCCACCTGACGGTGGGAAAAGCGCCCGTCATGCGTATCGACGGCGAGCTTACGGAAATCACGGAGTACGAACGGCTCACGCCGCGCTCGGCCGAGGAGCTGATCCGGCCCATCATTCCGGCAGACCGGCTGGGCACGCTGGAGACGGCGGGCGACGTGGATTTTGCCTATGCGTCAAACGGGCTGCGGCTGAGGGTCAACGTTTTTATGCAGCGCGGAAGCTTCGCGGCGGCGCTGCGCCTGCTCGCGCGGGACATCCCCACGATAGAAAAGCTGCGCCTGCCACCCGTCTTAAGGCAGTTTGCCTCGCTGCGGCGGGGGCTGGTGCTGGTCACAGGACCTACGGGAAGCGGTAAATCCACCACGCTCGCGGCGATGATCGATTATATCAACGAAACGCGCAACTGCCATATCATCACGGTAGAGGACCCCATCGAGTATGTGCATACGCATAAGAAAAGCATTGTCAACCAGCGCGAGGTGTCCGAGGATACCATCGGCTTCTCGTCCGCCCTGCGCGCGTCGCTGCGCGAGGATCCGGACATCATACTGGTGGGCGAAATGCGCGATCTGGACACCATAGCCGCGGCCGTCACGGCGGCGGAAACGGGGCACCTGGTCTTTTCCACGCTGCATACCAAGGGCGCGGCCAATACCTTAAACAGGATCATCGACGTGTTTCCCGCAAGCCAGCAGGCGCAGATACGCGCGCAGCTCGCGGAGACGCTTTCCGCGGTCATCACGCAGCAGCTTGTGCCCATGCCGCTGTCGTCGGGCGGCGGACGCGTGGCGGCGCTGGAGATCATGGCGCGTACGGACGCGATCGCGAACCTTGTGCGCGAGGGCAAGATTTTCCAGATCGACAACGCCATCCAGACGGGCAGGCAGCAGGGCATGCAGACCATGGACATGGCCTTAGGAGAGCTTGTAAGAAACCGCCTGATCACGCCCGAGGAGGCGGTGGCGCGCTGCGTCTCGCCGCAGGAGATCCGGCGTTACCTTTAG
- a CDS encoding ferrous iron transporter A, with amino-acid sequence MKQTLKKGFTLIELIVVIAIIGVLVAVLVPALSSLSEDSRATACNDYRTAAIGQYASKTVGDPSYTLAQFLIDENVACPYGGSYSASKDTDGNNVIICSLHKRGGGGVAEDPGTAVGRSVYETYLDFVRKYDAASPEEQKKMAAGGDNDNLRNALKEQYGGSWPQFPQALIDKYGIKLKPGETLYVQPFVNSNRKSGETSVVVYASVYPQNGKWYVGLVYDHEEGVWYQGPGISVTSPWETIKATIHDPSKRWKPLT; translated from the coding sequence ATGAAACAAACTTTAAAAAAGGGCTTTACGCTCATCGAATTGATCGTCGTGATCGCCATCATCGGCGTGCTTGTGGCGGTTCTGGTGCCTGCCCTTTCCTCGCTTTCCGAGGATTCGCGCGCCACCGCCTGCAACGATTACCGCACGGCGGCGATCGGCCAGTATGCCAGCAAAACCGTGGGCGACCCGTCCTATACGCTGGCCCAGTTTTTGATTGATGAAAACGTCGCCTGTCCGTACGGCGGCTCTTATTCCGCGTCTAAGGACACGGACGGGAACAATGTAATCATCTGCTCCCTGCACAAGCGCGGGGGCGGCGGCGTAGCCGAAGACCCGGGAACGGCGGTCGGACGCTCCGTTTACGAGACGTATCTGGACTTTGTGCGGAAATACGACGCGGCCTCGCCCGAGGAGCAGAAGAAGATGGCGGCGGGCGGCGATAATGACAACCTGCGCAACGCCTTAAAAGAGCAGTATGGCGGAAGCTGGCCGCAGTTCCCGCAGGCGCTGATCGACAAATACGGTATCAAGCTGAAACCAGGCGAAACGCTGTATGTGCAGCCGTTCGTCAACTCTAACCGTAAGTCCGGCGAGACGAGCGTCGTGGTATACGCGAGTGTCTATCCGCAAAACGGCAAATGGTACGTGGGTCTTGTCTACGACCACGAGGAGGGCGTATGGTACCAGGGACCGGGCATTTCCGTCACTTCGCCGTGGGAAACCATCAAGGCGACGATCCACGATCCCAGCAAACGCTGGAAGCCCCTTACATGA